The genomic DNA ACGTCCCGTGCGAGGTGTGCCACGGCGCGCGGTACAACCGCGAGACGCTGGAAGTGCACTACAAGGGCAAGAACATTGCCGAGGTACTCGACATGCCGATCGAGGAGGCCGCCGAGTTCTTCGAGGCGGTGACGTCGATCCACCGCTACCTCAAGACGCTGGTCGAGGTCGGCCTCGGGTACGTACGGTTGGGCCAGCCGGCCACCACCCTGTCGGGCGGCGAGGCGCAGCGCGTCAAGCTGGCGGCCGAGCTGCAGAAGCGGTCCAACGGCCGCACCGTCTACATCCTCGACGAGCCCACCACGGGCCTCCACTTCGAGGACATCGCGAAGTTGCTACAGGTGATCGACGGGCTCGTCGACAAGGGGAACTCGGTGCTCGTCATCGAGCACAACCTGGACGTGATCAAGACCGCCGACTGGATCGTCGACATGGGTCCCGAGGGCGGCAGTGGGGGCGGCACCGTCGTCGCCCAGGGCACGCCCGAGGACGTCGCCGCGGTGCCGGAGTCCTACACAGGCAAGTTCCTCGCGGAGGTCCTGGCCTCGTCGTAGGGCGTGTCGCCCTGGGGATGCGGCTGTGGAGGGACGGTGGATCGCCTGGGGACGCCTGTGGAGGGCAATCCACAGCATCTTGTGTAAATTGCACGCGTGTGACACTAGATGTAGTGTTGAAGGCATGAGCAACGTGACCGTCTACACCAAGCCCGCGTGCGTGCAGTGCACGGCGACCCACCGTGCGCTCGACAAGGCCGGTGTCGAGTACACCTCGGTCGACATCAGTCTCGACGAGGAGGCCCGGGAGTACGTCCTCGCGCTCGGTT from Tsukamurella paurometabola includes the following:
- the nrdH gene encoding glutaredoxin-like protein NrdH yields the protein MSNVTVYTKPACVQCTATHRALDKAGVEYTSVDISLDEEAREYVLALGYLQAPVVVVDGAEHWSGFRPDRIKALASAPAAVAGA